The Gossypium hirsutum isolate 1008001.06 chromosome A13, Gossypium_hirsutum_v2.1, whole genome shotgun sequence nucleotide sequence AGAACTTTCATAGTTTATACATGTAGTAACCAAAGTAAAATGGCATCCCAAAGGGGTCCATAGCTCAGTGGTAGAGCATTTGACTGCAGATCAAGAGGTCACCGGTTCGAACCCGGTTGGgccctttttaaaattttaaagttttgccAAGTCCGTCCTCTCATGCTTCATACATGTAGAAACCAAAGTAAAATCACATCTCAAAGGGGTCCATAGCTCAGTGGTAGAGCATTTGACTGCAGATCAAGAGGTCACCGGTTCGAACCCGGTTGGGcccttttttaaattataatgttTTGCCAAGTCCGTCCTTCTATGCTTCATACATGAAGCGACCAAAGTAAAATCACACCTCAAAGGGGTCCATAGCTCAGTGGTAGAGCATTTGACTGCAGATCAAGAGGTCACCGGTTCGAACCCGGTTGGGcccttttttaaattataatgttTTGCCAAGTCCGTCCTCCCATGCTTTATACATGTAGAGACGAATGTAAATCACATCTCAAAGGGGTCCATAGCTCAGTGGTAGAGCATTTGACTGCAGATCAAGAGGTCACCGGTTCGAACCCGGTTGGGCCCTGattctaattataccgagtttaAATCCATAGCTCAGTGGTAAGAGTATATGACGGCATATTTGAAGGTCACCAGTTCGAGCGCTGTTGTCATCTTTTTGTTCCGTTATTTTTTTGCCCCGTCCTCTAGACTTTCCATTGCATCCATCAATTTTGAATATTGGTGGATTATGTGATGAGATGAATTAGAGTGAGAATATGAAATGATgacaaaattttttatatgattttacttgtaacatatttaaaaatttaatacatgattacatattattaaaatatttgtatttatattatttatactattaataaaactcttaattgagttggtgtcacgggTTAATTGGGTATCATCTCGATTAACTATTTACAGAAAATGTCTTTCCTTAAGTAAAATAAGTCATAACCGAGACTCAGCTCAgttattaaattatcaaaatacccttattTTTATCAAAGCAATAAATATCAGTTAagggtatttttatcttttttatataaaatttagaataaaaaaattcatgcttataatgaaTATGAGATTTAAACCCAAAACACCAATATACACTCTTCCAATTTTACCATTCAACTAAAGTAACATTTAGTACATACtttatatgtgttattattattagtttcaaatcttacatttcattatttattgtatgttatttataaaCACACTTATGCACTCTAAATATGTGGTTTCCACACGCATAGGCGTGcggttatattattataaatattaattaatatataattatataaatttattattaaatgaataaaaatttgtaacctttaaatcaaaataataataagttgaTAAAAATATTACGAAAAAGTTGAATAaacaatataatatttataaagggCGAGTATTTGGTACACGGGctgtgtatttttttttttacaaataacttTAAAAGATTGTCATgtgtttcatttttaaaaatattttactatatttttataagacatttatcaacattttaattttacttgtaaaatctaaaaattttacgGATAgtgtaataaatatttttagattttacgGATAGTGTAATAAATTTTTTTCGGAAAAGGCGATGTAAGGAAATAAAAGGCAAAAGAAGCATAAGTTGGCTTTGAAAAATTTTGGCTTCTTTTGTATCACCACTTTAGCCCCCTTGCCTCTCAATTTCAAAGGTACTGCCTTTACCAATGGCTACAAATTGAAAGCAagcaatttttttccttttcctttttatttctttataaaaaacaaacaattaattatgcaaaataaatatagtataaattttatgattatataatgTTACAGtaaatctatttttaattattatttaatatacaatattataagctaaatatataaaaaatgttatattcattatataaaaatataattttgagttatATAATAGGTTAGGGATAGACCCGTATAAGCAACAAGCAAGAacgaataaaaaaaaaactaagcacAAATATTTGTGTGGAAAAACTCTTCCAATGAAGAGGATAAACAACGGGCAAAAAAATTtcactaaatgaacaaataatcTGAAAGAGTATaagataaatataataaaaataaactctaaaCTCCGAAAACAAAGCTCACTGGCTTGATTTTATAATGAAATAATGTTAggtttgattttataatattttgatacaACAAACAAATCCCTAAATCAAATTTGATAGAaacatattttaagaaaatattttcaagTTACTTAGTatgcttaaaataaattttaaagttcgaaaattgttttaagaaatttttgtcgAATGTTTTTATCCCAGATGCGATACCAAGATCAAGGAGTGCAATCCCCGCCTTAATAGTAAGCAAAGTAACGTAGCGGTATCGAACCCACCCAACTTGGCCGTAAGCCATTTAGCACAGGGGTACCAATCCCCAACTGAGTTGGTACCGCACCCCAAGCCCCAGTTTCCCCCTACCTGATGAGGTACAACACCCCTCCCACCTTTGGTCCAAAACCTAGGATACCAATACTTATTCCTGTACAACGGCTCGAATTAATGCCTACAGCAACTCAATTTTGTCTCTAATCACTCCAAATCAAATCAATAAAAGAGTACAAATAAAGTTGAACAACACTCCGAAGAAGACAAgaaacacaattccaatattttcattttatttctcaaatttcttcATACACATACTTTGGGTAGTTATTTCTCAAATTTGTGGGACTTTATTTGAGGTTTTGGTGAGAGAACCTTAACAAAAATGGACCTTGTCttcgaaaagttttaaattaataaaattgaaaaaatcttTAGTTATGGTAAAATAAGATAGTGGAGGTAAACAATTAACACCGAACCACTATAAATTCTTATGTTGttttttattaccatttttcttCCACAATTTTAAAACACCAATTTACCTCCACTACGTATATATTGATTTTAACATTATGATATATGaaacataaatttgaaatatttttttaagtaattaatataaaatgtttataaaactcaatttgaatatattaatcatatttacaatttatagttaatataaataaaatgcgAGTTCATAACTTTAACACACTTTTGAAAAACCAAAAGTTAAATCTTTCAGCTTTTTAAGTCAATGCTAAGCACACCTATAGTTGACTAAGCCCAATTTGACTCAAAATATGAACTCAAATTTTACCTAAAGCTCGCCTAAATCACTtcttttattatttgaaaaatatcatataatataaaaataacattaaaaacgagaccTTCTAACTTGATAACCAAATCTTTGAACAAGTCAACTCAAGGCCATAAATACTTTGCAATTGTTCAAATGCAAGTAATATGGAAGTTTCATGCACCGGTAATACATAATTTCAGCTAAGTTTATATAATCCAACATAAAAGGAAAGGCATGTAATAGTCAAATCGTTATGAAATTTGGTACCCCAAAGGGGGAACACACACATACCCCATAAGAATCCACAGATATAACCCAATATCAAAGCAAGTTCCAAGATCCAAAGTTGATATAGACATTACATTTATGTGAACCACATAGTATAAAGTTCCATTTCAATGAAGAAATGGTACATACATTTCAATTGGCACGGCTCCTTATGACATCGAGATCCATCTCGGAAGGATCGGTAGCTTGCAACTCTACCTGGATGCCATCCAATTCCCTTTTGAACCTGTCCTTTGAGCTCGCATAGATCATCTTGCTTCTTACTTTTGATGTATCAGGAGACCTTCAAGTACATAATGTTAAACATATCAGTGAAGCAATTCAGGAGAGGTCACAAATATTACAAATGCATAATCACTTGTTATTACCAGGCAATGAAAAAAATTCTGCTCTTCTGGCAGTTCTCATCGGTCACAAAATCAAAGTCATACACAGCGTATCGACACTCATCGGCTGGAAGGCTAGCAGTGAAAGCCTCATAGCTATCAGTAGGTTCACCAACCTTTTCCACAACAACTTGCTTTTGTTTTTCTTCAATCTTGAAAACTATGAAGCGGTAAGTCCTTTTAGCCTTCAGTTCTAAAAACTTCAGCTTGCAATCATCATGCACAGCCATTCCTGAAGCCGCGTTTGCCTGTGAACCATGAACAACCTCAGCCAGTATCATGTATCAACCAAGACAAACAGAAATCCATATTGCTAGATAACAACTGAATAGTCAAACATTATAATAAGAGCTCCCAAATTACTAAGAATCTAGTCCATAATCAAGTGTTATAAATAAAGCCTTCTTCGTTTAAGAGAGTAAATCACATTGTTAGGAGGGGTTAGTTTCCCATTAGCTAAACAAACTGGTTGCTTCACTCTCCAAACCGTTCCATTACTGGCTGATATGTACCATTCCACTTTTAAACTAAAACCAAGTAGTGTAAGTTCCATTCTAATCTAAATTTCAGACACACTTCTATAACTCGAAGGACCTATTACTCGTATTTATCCTATTCAATAAAACGATTTTACAAACCGATGAATAACAACAATAACCAGAAAActcaaaaagatttttttttttgaaacaagaACAAAAAGGCCAATTCCCACCAAACATAAAATCCATTAAAATTGCCAAGTTAAATAATTTCTTCCTTTCACTATAAATTGCTTAGCGAAAACATTGTAAATTATTCCATCCTATTTTCTCAAGCACAACATTAACATTTTTTCTATATTCCTAAATTCCCAAATCCTAACTGTAATAATCAAGAAATTCAAATAGGCAAATTCTTTTGCGAAATTGTTCCAACTCAATCAACAGCCTAATATTGATCACTTTTTGACACCAAACCTTAACCATAGGACGACGAGCAGGAAAAAAAGACTTTCATttgtaaaaccaaaaaaaaaaaaaagccctaaattagaaatcataatatattttaaaatctaaataagtaaataaaaaatgcaaaatgAAGCAAACCGgatgagagaaaaaaataatcGAACAAGAAAATCAACTCTTGAAAATCAAACACGTAACCGCAATCGGTCAAACCGTCAAACATGAAAACCGAATCGAACATTGAAGCCAGATCGGTGGAACTAAAAGACAGCCTAAACAAACCCTAAATTGAAGAAATATTACTCCTAATTTTATGAAAACTATACCTAATTCAACagatcaaaaaaaaattaaatgcatcaaataaaaatgaaaaataaattgaaaaaaatgagaGAACTGAATATAATTCAGAGGTTAGGCAACAAGGAATAGTGAAGTAGAAAAAGAGTTGATGAGAAGagttttttaccattttttttccCGAGAAAGCGAGGGAAAGAGCAAGAAAGGCTGAGAAAATTTAGGGCTTCTTTGGAGAGAAAATAAGGGGAAAGAGATTGTAGTGATAATTGATGGacttaagagttttttttttctctttttttcttttttggggttgGCGATAGCCGATAACTGCTTGAAAAAACCAAggcttttcatttttatatttttattttattttattgggtaacctattaaaatagtcactttttttTCCTCAGTTACATTTTAGacaattatgtttaaaatattacgttttagtcacttacattaccatgttgtaacattttagtccaTAAGCCTATTAATTGCCATTAATGGTGTAATGAGAAACTGATGTGAcactttaaattattattttagacaaaaattttaggttaaatcaTACATCGGTCttcatatttttttcgttttgagtaaaaaaatttcttttatgttcttagaactttccttttttttctttaatttccattCTCTTATATTTTTCCCTCTCTTCTCTATCTCttttaacataaaagaaaaatataaattgctcaaaacaaaaaaaatatagggactaattgtataatttaacctaaaatttttatttgaaatgatggtTTAACGTATCATGTTAGCTTACCTTTACACCATTAATGTCAATTaacgctcagtgactaaaatgttataacacaataacgtaagtgaataaaacgtaacatttcaaatataagtgattaaaatataaccTAAGAGAAATGAAAATagctattttaatagtttaccttattttactttatttcaatttggtactttcctttttctctttttttttttccttattctttttcttgctttcacttttttcctttttggtgCGTGTCGCCGCGTGTGGTTTCATTTCTAAAGTTACGGTGACTGTCACAAATTTGGTGATATTTCCCAATTATAAGATGACACGTTTTTTTTATTATGTCGAAAACATGCCACGTTCTGGGACGGTGACAGTGGCATTTTTCTAAGATAAGGAGGAAAGTTGGGTGAATATTCCCGTCAAGAAAAATGGTCGATGGAGAAATACGGTGCCGTTTGGCTAACTTTGAAATTTAATGCGCAacctattttattaaaaatatttttttatatctattttataactcatatttggtaaattattaattatttattttaggtaAATTATACTACTAGTCATCTAacaattagtatttttttattatttatctataaaaagttacaaaataattactaaactattcaattttatcgtTTTTTGGTCGCCAACTGACTAACCATGGCAGcttttaaaattagaataatagtaattttaactcttaacatttatacattatataattttggttttgtttttgtttttccttgtgactctttcacctaaaaagctaaaaaaataaatttatcagcaaaatttaattgaaaatataaaaaaaaattgaaacacccaaaattcaagataataattttcttcttttttcatttttttaaaaactaatccTCAATGTCATAAAAAACAAAactacaagaaaaaaaaatcaaattacacaacgtataaattttgagagttgaagttattatgtaaaatttaaaatctacCACTGTTACCTAGCTggtgactaaaaaagaaatttattaataattagtgaccattttataacattttataataGGGTGACCCAAAAAAATACTAATAGTTAGGTGGCTACTAGTGTAATTTACGCTTTATTTTACTTTGTTGAAGGAGTTGTGTTTTTTTACAAGTATAATGCAATCacaaaaaatactaataatcGGATTACATGTGTGTGCATGtaacaattatatatttaaaacacaCGTATATACGAATGTGAAAATGTCATGTATTAAATAAGATCacgtatggtttgaaactaatgaCAATATAATTTGTACAATATgcacaaaattaaataaaaacatataattgttcattttttgcattaaaataaataaatacatttaataaaaaaattaaatgcacTCCAATTACTTTCTTACTCGTAttgctatttttttattaaatttcaaaattttagaaagcTTTAAAGACATTAAAAGTTCTATCACATGTGTATGCGTgtgaaaattatgtatttaaaatacggaagtgtgtttaaaaataacatacaataaataatgaaacatatgttgtgaaactaattaataattacattatCACTATATACAACTGATTGAGGTAATAAAATAtgcacaataaaataaaaatgtaaatattatattaaaataaaattttgatttagcgataaagttaatattttataattataaatggtATGCATTAAAATCCGacgtaaaaaatattttcataatttcactaatcAAGTTGGTGCTCGGTACTCGTGATCTCAACTCagtcaaaaatttaaataatagtttaatatatattaaaataattttgaatatgtTGAATAATAAATAGATGTTTTGAATCTTATAATAAACGTCGATAATAGTAGTACCTTCGAACATTGATCATTCGCCCCCACATATCCctaattttacctttttattttacctttttaacaaGTGAGTTGCATCTCGAATTTTTCAGACTGAGAttcgggtcacacaactctaataccATTACTAAGAAATACAACTATTACTCATTAAACAATGAAAATCATAACAAGAAAAGCCAAATGTATACATTATTTCCCAATAAATTTCAACTATTAAAATTGGAAATATGGTAAATATATATAATGGGATGAAACTATGACAATGCTTTTGCATTACACATTATTTAAATTTTCCAAGGATGATTGTTCTTCTTTTGTCACTCTTTGGGTAAATGAAATGGGAACCAAGCAAAGTCCTCTACTTTTTAGATCTTGTTGCTTCTTTCCAATCTCCTAATCAAACAAAatgcaaatttataaaataagaatttaataaaaattttaaa carries:
- the LOC107886198 gene encoding actin-depolymerizing factor 2, which produces MANAASGMAVHDDCKLKFLELKAKRTYRFIVFKIEEKQKQVVVEKVGEPTDSYEAFTASLPADECRYAVYDFDFVTDENCQKSRIFFIAWSPDTSKVRSKMIYASSKDRFKRELDGIQVELQATDPSEMDLDVIRSRAN